A single Glycine soja cultivar W05 chromosome 14, ASM419377v2, whole genome shotgun sequence DNA region contains:
- the LOC114385257 gene encoding acanthoscurrin-1-like encodes MGSKISTVPTLGLLAMLLLISSEVLATSGGAGNFGGGNPSVGGGLPGGGGGDVGLPGGGRGGFPIGGDVGLPGGGRGGFPVGGGVGLPGGGRGGFPIGGGVGSPGGGGRRGGLPVGGGVGFPVGGGSGFPGIVGTFPSGGGTPRGRGGSPPGRGGFPGGVGGFPGDVGGTPPGRGGFPGGVGGFPGDVGGSPSGGGGFPGGRGGGFPGQRG; translated from the coding sequence ATGGGTTCGAAGATATCAACAGTACCTACCCTAGGTCTGTTGGCCATGCTCCTTCTGATCTCCTCGGAGGTCTTAGCCACTAGTGGTGGTGCGGGTAACTTTGGTGGTGGTAACCCTAGTGTTGGTGGTGGATTacctggtggtggtggtggtgatgttgGATTACCTGGTGGTGGTCGTGGTGGATTCCCTATTGGTGGTGATGTTGGATTACCTGGTGGTGGTCGTGGTGGATTCCCtgttggtggtggtgttggATTACCTGGTGGTGGTCGTGGTGGATTCCCGATTGGTGGTGGTGTTGGATCACCTGGTGGTGGTGGTCGTCGTGGTGGACTACCtgttggtggtggtgttggATTCCCTGTTGGAGGTGGCAGTGGCTTCCCGGGCATTGTTGGTACCTTCCCTAGTGGTGGTGGCACCCCTCGTGGTCGTGGTGGCTCCCCTCCCGGACGTGGAGGTTTTCCTGGTGGAGTTGGCGGTTTCCCTGGTGATGTTGGTGGCACCCCTCCCGGACGTGGAGGTTTTCCTGGTGGAGTTGGCGGTTTCCCTGGTGATGTTGGTGGCTCCCCTAGTGGTGGTGGCGGCTTCCCTGGTGGAAGGGGTGGTGGATTCCCAGGCCAGAGAGGATAA